In the genome of Dendrosporobacter quercicolus, the window TTTAGCCGGCCCATAGAAGCACCAGTACTACCAGCAATTTTAACAGCGCTTTTTATTTTCGGACGAACAATATTTGCCGTAAAGATGATATAATAAAGTATAATAATCTTTGGTGTAAAGGAGCGTTCGTATGGAAGCACAAAAGAGCTTTTGGGCTATGGGGAAACGTCAGCAGGAAAGCTTTCTGGCCGAGACCACCCATGAGGCCATTGCCCGCACGCAGGCTTTAGGCCAGGCAACTTGCCATAAAGATGAAAAAGGACTGTACTTTTTAGCGCCTACAGGCGAAAAACGCTATGTGATTGCCAGAAAATACAAAGGCCGGAGACGGTCGGTCAAAGGTATGGACATATGGGCGAACAATACGCTCGTTTAGTGGTGATTGCCGGTCCCAACGGTTCAGGGAAAAGTACAATAACTGAAAAAATCTATGCGGCAAATCCCGGTGATTTGCCGTCTTTGTATATTAATGCCGATGAAATTGCCAAACAATATCAGCTAAAGGCGCTGGCGGCGGCCGAGGAGGCCGACCGGCTGCGCCGTACCGCCATTAGGCAGGGGCAGTCTTTTGCCATGGAAACAGTGATGTCGACAGATGCTAAAATTGCTTTGCTAAAGGCGGCAAAAGCGGCCGGGTATGTCATTTATTTTCTGTTTGTTACCACCCAGGATCCGATGATTAATGTGGAGCGGGTCCGCAACCGGGTGCTAAAGGGGGGCCACGATGTTCCCGCGGATAAAATCAGATCCAGATATCACCGGACGATGGCCCGGCTGGCTGAGGCCACGCGGATTGTTGATGTGGCGCGGATTTATGATAATTCCGGCGAAGGGCCGGTGCTGATTGCGGAGAAGCTGCCAAGCGGAGTGCTGGTGCTTTATCCGCAGGGGCGGCTGAGCCTGTGGACCGGTCAGGCCTTGCGAGCGATGTTTGGCCTGAATGGCTACAAAAGAGTCATGTTAAAGACAACCAAGAAAAGTAACCGTCCGCCGTCTTGCTAAGTTTGTAGCAAAACTACGGCTGCCTGCATATTTATATCCTGTAATTAACACGCGAGGCAAAGGCGCCTATAACACTGCTGTAAAGTGGTCTGATAGGCGCTCATTTCTTCTCGAAGGGGAGATGCATAACATGTGCGGCATTACTGGATGGATAGACTGGGACAATGATTTGGAGCAGGAGCGCGCTATTTTAGATGCAATGGTCGCAACACTGGCAGCCAGGGGGCCCGATGCATCCGGAACTTACGTTAAACCGGCGGTAGCGCTCGGTCATCGCCGGTTAAGCGTTGTTGACCTGGTCAATGGGGCGCAGCCGATGATCAGGCGGCGCGGCGACTGGAATTATGTCATTACGTATAACGGGGAGTTGTATAATACCCCCGAACTGCGGCAGGAACTGGAAGCCCGCGGCTATCACTTTACCACCAGCTCCGATACGGAGGTATTGCTGACAGCTTATATTGAATATGGTCCGGCGTGTGTCGAAAAACTGAATGGAATATTTGCTTTCGGCATTTGGGATGAACAGAAGGAACACTTATTTTTAGCCAGGGACCGCATTGGCGTCAAGCCGCTGTTTTATGCCGAGCGGGGCGGCAGGCTGCTGTTTGGTTCGGAATTAAAGGCCTTGCTGGCCAATCCGCTGGTGCAGCCGGAAATCGATGCCGCAGGATTAGCTGAAGTCTTTATGATTGGGCCGGCGCGGACGCCGGGTCATGGTATATTTCGCGATATTTACGAGCTAAAGCCCGGTCATTCGCTGCTGTATAACCGCAATGGAACACGGATCGTGCAATACTGGGCTTTGCACAGTAAGCCCCATGAAGATGATTTTACCCAGACAGTAAAGACTGTCCGCGAGTTATTGCTGGATACGGCCCAGCGGCAGCTGGTTGCTGACGTGCCGGTCTGCACGTTCCTGTCAGGCGGGCTGGATTCCAGCGCTCTTACCGCTCTGGCGGCCAATACTTACCGTCGTGACGGCTTAGGGCAGCTTCATACGTATTCGGTTGATTACCGCGACAATGAAAAATTTTTTCAGGCCAGCAGTTTTCAGCCTAATGCCGATGCGCCCTGGGTAAAGCGGATGGCGGAATATTTTCATACCAATCATCATGAAATTATCCTGGAGAATCAGGAATTGGCGCAAAGTCTGCCCCAGGCCGCCGTTGCGCGTGATTTACCGGGAATGGCTGATATTGATACATCGCTGTATCTATTTTCCCGGGAAATCAAAAAAGGCGCTACGGTAGCATTGTCGGGAGAGTGCGCTGATGAGGTCTTCGGCGGTTATCCCTGGTTTTATCGCGAGGAAATGATCAACGCAACGACCTTTCCCTGGGCGCCGCGGCCGGAAATAAGGTTAGACTGGTTATCGCCGGAATTTAAAGCCAGGCTCAATTTAAGCGACTATGTCAAACAACGCTACAGCGATGCCCTGGCTGAGGTTCCGCGCTTACCGGGGGAGGCGGCCGGCGCTGCCCGGATGAGGGAAATCTTTTATTTGAGCCTGACCCGCTGGATGCCTACCCTGCTTGACCGCAAAGACCGGATGAGTATGGCCTTCGGCCTTGAGGTCCGGGTGCCTTATTGCGATCACCGGCTGGTCGAGTATGTCTGGAATGTTCCCTGGGAAATGAAAAATTATCAGCAACGGGAAAAAGGGCTGCTGCGGTATGCGTTAACCGGGATATTGCCGGACGATGTGTTATGGCGGAAAAAAAGCCCTTACCCTAAAACGCATAATCCCGAATATCTGAACACAGTGCGGAAATGGGCGCTGGAGGTTTTGGACGATACGTCTTCACCGCTGCTGCCGCTGATTGATGCCGGCAAGATTAAGGCGATTGCCCAAACTGACCTGGCGGCTTCCAATATCCCCTGGTTTGGGCAATTGATGGGCGGGGCGCAGTTGTTTGCCTATCTGGTGCAGGCTGATGCCTGGATGCGCCGCTATAAAGTGAAAATTGTATAATCCTGGAGGGTGTCTCAACATGCAAGCCATGTGAGACCCCTTTTTTATTAGGCTGGACGCAACCGGCGCCTGCTATTGTATAATGCCAGTTTTAGCCAGTGACTAGTCAGTCAATTTGTGTTATGCTGGGAAAGGCAAGAAATTACTTATGCAGTCAAGCAGAGAGGATGAATACTGGATGCCGAAAAAATCGCTGAAAACTTTGGCTGTCGCAGGCTTACTGCTCTTCGTGATGTTAGTGGCCGGCTGCGGCGGCGGTTCGAATGCCAAGCGAATAACCGGACTTGAGCCGGATGGAGTGGTTAAAACCTTCGTTGACGCCGCTCAAAACAGCAAAATGAAGGAAGCCGGATTATATATATCGCCAGCTTCAAGCGGAAACGCTAAGACTGTGGTCAAGTTTCTGACCGGTGATTCAGGTTTGGCTCAACTGAAAAAGTCCAATGTAATGTCGGTCAAACAAGCCGCCCGCGAGGGCAATTATGCAGTCGTGGTTGCCACCCTGCAGGAGCAGGACACCTTTAATTTTACCGTTAAACCGGTAGGCTTGGAAAAAATCAAGGGTGAATGGTATATTGTGGATTTTGATCAAATCTACAATGACGCCAAATACCAAGCGCTGGAAAAACTGCTTAACAGCATTTGACGGTAAAACTGCCTCAATGATCAATTGGGGCAGTTTTTTTGCGTGTAAGCGAAAACCATATGGTTGGAAATTTACGGCTATGCAACGAAAAAAATTATTTTAAAATGAATGCAGGTTTGCGCTCCACAACCTAACCGATGGGTGCGCAGCTAATTGAGATAGTAAGTTTGCAGATAAAGTAGTTATAAATCCAAAATATTAGTATAATTTAAGTTTCCATTTTTTAGAGCAGTTTTCCTAAACTTATGACTTATATAAACTCGTAAACTGTTGATTTAATAGTGTTTATTCTTTTACTGGAGGACTATGGTTTTAATGTCCAATAGTATTATACAATTGGAAATCCGTGAATGTACTATAATGTTACAATGATGAAGATATCTATAAATAATGGTTGATTAATAGATAAATATATTTTATAATGAAAAAATAAGGAAAACAATGACAAACAAGGGAGGAAATGTAATGTGTGTTGATTAATTGAGGTTAAAGATAGATTGGATTATGGACAAGTTTGACAGAGTATTGCTTTGGCGGAGCTTTATCAAACCAGGAATCACAATGCTTTGGCGTTAACAGTGACGGCGAGCAGTTAATCACTATGTTTTCGTTATGCAATTTTGCGTAAGCGAGACCAGATGTCTGATTTGGATACCAAATTGGTCTATCACTATGTGTCTTAGCATAGCATGTCTGGTACTTAATATTGATTATGTTAGTGATATCATCTAATATAAAAAGTTCGAATAGTGCCTGTTGAGGCTCAAACTGAAGTTTTTGGGGCCTGGATTTTACCAAGAGTAAGCAGTATCGGCTATTATAAATCTTGTACCAGTAAATAGATTATTTAGATTATTAACAGTTTTCATCCTAATAACGAGGCAAACCCATAATCATAAGGCTTCTTGGCGGAAACAATGATTATAGGTCAGCAGCTGATAGCTTATGCTTATTTTCTTTGCCAATTTTACTATTAGTTAATATTGTATTTATATCAAATAATCTATCTATAAGTAGATTTAAATACTTTATCAATAAATGAGGAAGTAAGGTGAATGTTATGTAAATAATTAAATTTAGTAATAGAGAATAGCAGTGAAAATTATACATGGCAAAACCCATAATCATAAGGCTTCTTGGCGGAAACAATGATTATGGGTTGCAGCTAATAGCTTATACTATTTTGCTTTGCCAAATTTATTATAACATAATTTTGCGAAAAGTTAAATTTATATTTTAAATAATGTAAATTACAAGCGAGACTAACCTATGGAATTTTTATCCCAAAGTAAATACTTTATTAATGTTTAATTTGACGGAACTCCATTTACTCCAATTTTTGTAAATACCTTGTAGAAAGCTTATGTAGTTTGAAAAAATCATAAAGATTGAGAGGGAATTAAATATGGACTTTTCAATTGGGATAGGTATTACGAATAAGTGCAATTATAATTGCAGTCATTGCTATTCTCGGGAGGATCAAACTTTTGAACTTAAATATGAAGATGTAGAAAAACTTTGCAAGAACTTAGATATTACTGCTATTAATTTTGGAACAGGAGAAAGTGGATTACATTCTGAGTTTGATAAAATTACAGATTATGTATATAAGAAAGGAATAAAAATGGCCCTAACAACTAATGGTTATACAGTCGCATTGTTAGATGATAAACAGCTTAAACGATTTAATGATATTGATTTCTCATTAGATTTTGCTCAAAAAGACAATCACGATCAGTTTCGAGGATTAGGTGCCGCTAACTTAGTTGAAACTGGGATTGAAAGGTGTAAGCGACTGGGGGTAGAAGCTTCCTTTGCTTGTGCAATGATGAAAGAAAATTACAATGTAATGGATAAAATGGCTGAAAAGGCTAGGGGTATAGGCGTAAATCTTAGAGTAAATGTATATAAACCAGTTCATACACTTAAACACTTATTGACCTATGATGAATTTTGGGAAGGGGTAAAACGATTATTTAGCAATTCTAAGATAGTTTCTTGTAGTGAGCCAATCGTCAATGCATTAATCAGAAATAAAACATTGGATGGCGGGTCAAGGTGTGGCAAGAAAAGCTTGCGAATTCGGCCAGATGGCGGTATTGTCCCTTGTGTGTATTGGAATAAAAGCATGTCTAGTATTGATGAGTTAGTAGCAAATAAGAAAAAGTTTTCATATGAAGCATTTCTTCAATATATTGAAGAAGTAACTGAAGAAACCAAAGCTGTACCTGAGGAGTGTGCCGACTGCGATGTATTAGATATATGTCAAGGTGGTTGCGCGGCTCGAAGGCTTTACAATGATATGAATAAACCTGATTTATATTGCTTTAGATTATATGGTAAGCAGCCTCCAAACATTGATTTTGAATGGGGAGAATCAAAAGATCTTGTACATTCAGATTATCTGTGCACTATAATCGTACAATAACATTAGAAAGTAAAGGAGGTGTAATGTATGCGTAAAATTGCAATTTATGGTAAAGGTGGTATTGGAAAATCCACTACATCAGCAAATGTTTGTGCAGCACTTGCTGATAATGATTATAAAGTTTTACAGATTGGATGTGACCCTAAGCATGATTCGACGAGAACAATTGTCGGTGATTTTATCCCAACTGTATTGGATATTTGGACCGATAGTGAAAGAGAGGGCTTTGATATTACACGTAGTATGGTTCTGTTTAATGGTTACAAAAACATATCAGCTATTGAAGCTGGCGGACCGGAGCCCGGTGTAGGCTGCGCGGGACGTGGCATTATTCGTACGATGGATATTCTTGAGAATCTAAATATATTTGAAGAAGAGTACGACTTTGTATTGTATGACGTACTTGGTGATGTTGTCTGCGGTGGTTTCGCTAAACCTATACAATCCGGTTATGCAACGGAAATATATATTGTAACTTCGGGGGAGTTTATGGCATTATATGCGGCCAATAATATTGCGATAGCAGTTGAAAAAGTTGGTAAAAGCCGTGGTGTAAAATTAGGGGGGATAATCTGTAATTCAAGAAATGTTGATCAGGAATTTGAGCTGGTTTCTGAGTTTGCATCCAGAATTAATTCACAGATGATCCACTTTGTGAAAAGAGATCAACTTATACAAAAGTGTGAACGATTGGCTAAGACTGTTGTAGAAAAAGAAGGCAATTCAGAGGCGGCAAACGGTTATCGAGTATTGGCTCAAAAGATTGTTGGCAATAATCATTTTGCGATTCCAGCTCCTCTGTTTTTTCAGGAATTAGTAGATTTGTGTGAAAAGTATACTACCTAGCAGTACTCTGGCAATATGGAGAAGAAAGTAAATTATAGAACATCAATAGCTTTGCTTAGATAACGAATTGGGAGAAAAGATTTTAAGCTTCAGCTCGCAACGGGTTACCCCGATCTAGTAAGCGCAAATTTATAGGAGAATGTGAAAATAAATCAGTGATAATAAGATAATTTACTGTGTATTTCTCCGGGAACTATTACCGCAATTGAGCTTTGCTACAGGCTATTTATATTAGGGAGGAATGTACGTATGACGAGAGATGTAAAATGTGGAGCAATATCTCAGTATTATGGGACTTTAAAAGAGTTTAATAACAAGGTAAACCCAAATGAATGTAAGAGAGATGCAAAAAAGAACAATAAACACAAGGCTGTTTGTGATCTTTCTAGCTGTCCTATTGATGGTGCATATTTAACTTTATCAAAAATAGGTTCTTTGGTAATCTTATTTCACAGCCCTCCAGGCTGCTGTATGAGCCTGTGGATATTGTGGGGCGGAGCTTATTCATTAAAATCTATTGCGGGTTCCTCCAAAACAGCTGATTGTATAACACTATGTACAAATATGGATGAGCATGACGTGATTTACGGAGGAACAAATAAATTACGTCGTGCAGTTAGGGATATTAAAGCTAGGTTTAATCCTGAACATGTAGCAATATTGTCAAGTTGCTGTCCTGGAATTATTGGCGATGATATAGGTGAGGTAGTACAAGAGGCTAGAGAGCAGTTGAATTTAAACGTAGGATGGTTAGATACCTCTGGGTTCAAATCCTGGTATTGGCCAATCGGATATGATTTAGCTCACGATTATATTATTGAACACATAATGGAACAACCAGATGAAATTGAAGAATATACAATAAATATCATCCCTTACGGGAATGCTGCCAGTGTGGATGAAAAAGAATGTGCAAGACTTTTAACAGAGCTTGGACTAAAAGTGCAATTACCAATGTCTGTACCCCATACTTCAATAGCTAATGTAAAACGTGCACCTTATGCTAAAGCGAATACGATGTTGTGCTTAACATACGGATGGAATTTTTGTAAGAAGATGAACGAAAAATTTGGCACTGAATATTCAGAAGAGTCGCATCCAATAAGTATATACTTTACAAAAAGGTGGTTGAAAAGCATAGGGGGAATTTTTAAAAAAGACAAAGAAGTTGAGGTGCTTATTGAGAAAGAATTAGATGAAATTAAAATTGAATTGGCTTTTTTAAAAGAAAAATTGAGAGATAAAACAATTGCAATTACAGCAGGGCACGACAAGGCGCCTTCTTTGCTTGCTATGGCACTAGAGTTGGGTCTTAGAGTTTGCTATATTGGACTAATAACATATGATGATTTGGTAAGAGAAAAGATAAGAGATGTAACAGAAATGTTTGATTATGATGTGGAATTGTATGTTTTTCCGCAAACATATGAAGAAATTCCGTTGGTAAAGAAACATGACCCGGATGTCTATATTGGCCCAGCTGGCTTAACTCCGAAAAATGCATTGATGCAGTTATCTGCAGTTAGCACCCACTTCAATGATTTTATCGGTCCTTATTTTGGATTTAAAGGGCTGATTAATTTTGGAAAAGAAATACTACGTGCTACTAGTGATCCAGTACCGCGTTATGCTCCATTGGATTTCCTTATAACTGGCCGAGAACGTGTTTGCGGCGAAGAATGGTTTAAGAACTATATGAAAAGAGAGGTTTAAATGAAATCATATGAAATAGTCTCGGAAAAGTATTATGCTATCGAACCTTCACATTCGTGTGGTCTATCTGGAGGATTTTTAGGTACTTTAGGTTTTAGCAACAGCTCACTATTAGTTCACGGTTCATCAGGCTGTGGCTTTGCCATGCGCTATGGATTGTCCCAACACTGGAAAAGTTTTATTCCCTGTCCAGTAACGAGCTTTCATGAACGGGATGTAATCTTTGGAGGCGTTAAGCTTCTTAAACAAGGGATTGAGAAAATTGAACGAGTCAATACATCGGACATTTTATTTATATTAACCACATGCTCTTCAGAAATTATTGGAGATGATTTAGAAGAAGTAGCGATTCAAGAATCGGAGGACAGAAACAAAAAAGTAATAGTTGTAGAGGTTGGTGGAGCATCCGGGAATACCTTTGATGGTTATAATGACTTTTTATATAAAGTTGTGAAAGATTTTAATGAAAGATTTTGGTATCCTGGAAAAAATGAATATAAGAAAAATGATAAAAAGCAAATTGACATACTGGGACTTATCCCCCTCTATGATATGTTTTTTCGAGGTGATATGAAAGAAATTAAACGAGTACTTCAGAGGTTTGATATTAATGTAAATAGTTTTTTTACTGGAGATTGCTCGGTTGATAAGGTACAACAAATGTTTCATAGTGACCTTATTATTTCAATGTCTAATTTGATTGGGAAAAAAACAATAAACAAACTTAAAAAAGTTACTCAAGCATTAACCCATCAGTTCAGTATTGCCCCAATAGGGTTTGACTACACTAAAGAATTTTTTCTAAAAATAGGCTCACTGTTGAATGTTGACCGAGAACTAATTAAATCAGTATTGGAAGAGGAAGAATTAAAAGCAAGAAAACAGATGTTACGAGGGTTTGACTTTTCGAAGGTAATGTTTACATCAGGAAGAGTTGCAATAATCGGCGAACCTTCCAGGACAATAGCACTTACAAATTTTTTGTTAAATGAGTTGGGTATGAAGTCGGTAATTATTGCTTTTACCTCAAAAGTTCAAGAGTATGAGCTTGAAATACTAGATCAAATTCTCAAAGTACGTGACAATAGAGCAACTGTCTTGATTAAAGAGGACAATTATTTGATACGCCAATTGTTGTCTGAAACAAAGCCTAATCTTGTTTTTGGGAGAAGTATTGATCGTTTGAAAGATTTGAAAAAAACAGCACACATCACGTGGCAGTTTCCGGCTACTAATCGATTGGTCATCTATGATAAACCTTACTTAGGATTCACTGGTACTGTGTCAATTGTAGATGACATTGTAAATGCATTTTCTAGCTTATGGTATTAAAATGGTGGCTTAAGTTTGTTATAACAAATTTAGGGAGTGAGCGTATGGTAAATGAAATTAAGTCTAGTAAATTAAGTAATCAATACTTTTGGAAAGAAAATTTTGAAACTTTTGAGAATGAGGAAGCACTTAAGTATCATTATGGTGTAACACAATATCCATTTAACTTTTCTTTATATGACAAACTCGTAGAAAAAATAATAGATCCAATTCTATCGGAAAAAAAACAATTGCAAATTCTTGATGCAGGAGGAGGAACTGGTAAATGGTCAGTCTATTTTGCTAAAAAGGGACATCAAGTTACTTTAATAGATGTAGCAGAACCTATGTTGAAAGTGGCACGAGAAGTTGTTGAAAAAGAGAAATTGCTAAACAAAATTGTTATAGAAAAGGGTGATATAGTCCATTTATCGTATAAAGATCAAAGTTACGAATTCGTTTTTAGTGATAGAAATCCTATCTCGCACTGTGGACAAAAAGAAAATTCTTATCAATCTATAAGAGAACTTTATCGAGTCTTACGGAAGGATGGTATTATTTTTGGATGTGTATTGAATAGAATGAGAAAAGTTGCACAATTAGCGATGGAGTTAGATTTGGATAGAGCGCTCCAACTTACAAAGGAGGGAGACTTGCAGCGCGGTCAAAATGATTTTTCCCATTACTATTTAGCGGATGAACTCAAAGCCATTTTGCTTGATACAGGTTTTACCGATATAAAAATTTATCCAACCACTGTATTTACTGAGTTTATTCCTAATGCATGGCTTCTAGATGAAATTCCATTGGAAAAGCTTCTTAAGCTTGAACTATTGGCTAGAGAACGGCCAGATTTAATCAGTTATGGAGTAAGGTTTCATTTTATAGCGCGGAAAGATTAAACTGCAAATTTTCTAAGCGAGGTTAATATGGCAACTACATTTGAAGATGCATTAGTGGTGGGTATCCTGGATGCTAATATTTCAATGGCAACCGGTTATCCTGGCTTTCCAATAACCTCAATATTTGAAAAGGTGATTGAAAGATCCTTTCAAGCTTCAACTAAGATTGTAGCAACTTGGTGTATAAATGAATCCGTAGCATTAGGAAATGCTATCGGTGCATGTTTATCTGGTGCACGAAGTGTTGTATTTGTAAAGAATCACGGACTAAATACTATGCAAGACATGCTTATCAATTTATCATATTTGGGTACGCGGGCCGGTATGTTGATTATCAGTGCAGATGACATCGGTGTGAAGGCTTCACATAATGAATCGGATAGTAGATTATATGGCCCGCTTAACATGATTCCCGTTATTGAACCAGCAACTGTAAAAGATGCTTACCAGTATGTTTCTTACGGCCTAGAAGTAAGTGAAGATTATAAAACACCTGTGATCTTACGTATTTGTGGCAGTCAATTACAGCAGATAGGAGAGCTTAATGTAAGATTACAAAAGTCATATACGCCAATGTATAACTTTAAACCAAAAGATGGAAAATGCTACTACATTGGGCCCGATTATTATCGTCAAATGAAATTTTCAATGATAGAAAGAATTGAGAAAATAAAATCATTAAAAAATAACAATTTTAATAATTTTATTTTAGGCAATTGTGATATTGGAATAATATGTAGCGGAAATTCTTATAACAAGGTACTAAAAGTATTTCCTAATGCCAAAATATTCAAATTGGGTTTAGTGTATCCAATTATCTTAGAGGATCTAGAACAATTTTTTTCTCATGTTAATGATTTAAAGAAAGTGTGGATTATTGAAGAAACGGAAAATTTAATTGAATACCAAATTACAGAGTTTTTGTATAAAAAGACTTTTAAAAATTCTAATTCTCATAGTTTAAAAGAGGTGATAGGAAAAGATTCATTGTCAAAAGTAGGTGAAATAAGTGAGAAAGAATTAATGAAAATAATTGGTAATATGAATGATGGTGAAAGCTCAGAGAGTACAATTGGACACGAAAACAAGCAGTTCGTCAAATTATGTCCCGCTTGTCCGGCTAGAGCAATTTTATTAAGTTTAAAACTGTTAAATATAACTGCTATCGGAGATGCTGGTTGTACAGCTTTAGGCACACTTAATCCCTTTAAATCAGTGCATTGCTGTGTCTGTATGGGAGCAAGTATTCCTATTGCAGCAGGAATTAATCGCATAACTGAAAACAAGGTAGTCGCATTAATTGGAGACAGTGCTTTTTTTCATAGTGGCATCTTAGGGCTGCTAAATGAAATAGGTCATTCGACTAACCTATTAACTATTATTTTTAACAATAAAAATGCAGGAATGACAGGCGGGCAAATTGTTAATATTGGGACTCAAGACTGTGTAAATTCCAGTGATAAAATTAAAACAATTCTTCAAGCTGCCGGAGTGCTGAAGGAAAATGTTAAAGTAATTAAGGAGAGTCTTAATTTAACAAAAATTAAAAGTCAAATTTCGAAAATGTATCAAGAAAACAAGGGGAGTAAAGTTTTAATTATTGAAGGTCAGTGTCGCTACAACATTCGTGATATCTCGGATATTGCTATAAAAGTCGGTAATGCAGTAAAAATGATTAAAGGAAGTATGTTGGACCCAGGATGCTTTGCTTATCAAAAGGTAGACATGAATACGCATAAATTATATACAAAGTATTGTGGAAACTGTCGAATATGCGAAATTTTAGTCAACAAATAAACGATCATGTTTTCGATTTGTGTCATTCATATTGTAAATATGGTTTGGTTAGCCGAAATCTTTGATTTCACACATGAGAGGAGGCATATCTGTATTTGCTATATTCCTATAGTAATAAACCATTTTACAACTTAAAGAGCGTCTTATTCAGGTAATGAAAAATATTTTTAACCAATTACAAAAAATATCAGGGGCGTTAATCATAGGGATTTTATTTAAATGCTGACACGGCAACGAAAAATGGATTTTCATGTAAAAAACAATAAGTTTTACAAAATCCAAAATCAATGGAGGGTAAATAATGAGTAATAATCCACAAATACCTAGCTACTGGTACAATTTGAAATTTGATCAGGGTATCAATTTGGATCCAGTAAAACCTCAATTTGATGATTCGTATATGCGTTCTCAAAGCTTACTACTTGAAAGTGACCAATCATATGTAAAGATTCCTGATCCAGTAATGAGATTATATGAGCAGTATCGAGCAACTCCACTAAAACGTGCGATATATTTTGAGAAAGCCATTAATGCTAAAAGCAAAATTTACTATAAGTTTGAAGGACAAAATGCATCTGGAAGCCATAAACTGAATGGTGCAATACCCCAAGCACATTATAGCAAAATTGACGGTTTTGAAGAAATATGTACAGCTACGGGCGCCGGACAATGGGGAACTGCCGTAGCATATGCAGCACAAAAGTTTGAGCTAGCATGTACTGTTTTTATGACAGGATCAACCTATGATAGAATGCCGCAGAGAATTGCTTTAATGGAAATGTTAGGGGCCAAAGTAATCAGGAGTCCAA includes:
- a CDS encoding class I SAM-dependent methyltransferase; this encodes MVNEIKSSKLSNQYFWKENFETFENEEALKYHYGVTQYPFNFSLYDKLVEKIIDPILSEKKQLQILDAGGGTGKWSVYFAKKGHQVTLIDVAEPMLKVAREVVEKEKLLNKIVIEKGDIVHLSYKDQSYEFVFSDRNPISHCGQKENSYQSIRELYRVLRKDGIIFGCVLNRMRKVAQLAMELDLDRALQLTKEGDLQRGQNDFSHYYLADELKAILLDTGFTDIKIYPTTVFTEFIPNAWLLDEIPLEKLLKLELLARERPDLISYGVRFHFIARKD
- a CDS encoding thiamine pyrophosphate-dependent enzyme — protein: MATTFEDALVVGILDANISMATGYPGFPITSIFEKVIERSFQASTKIVATWCINESVALGNAIGACLSGARSVVFVKNHGLNTMQDMLINLSYLGTRAGMLIISADDIGVKASHNESDSRLYGPLNMIPVIEPATVKDAYQYVSYGLEVSEDYKTPVILRICGSQLQQIGELNVRLQKSYTPMYNFKPKDGKCYYIGPDYYRQMKFSMIERIEKIKSLKNNNFNNFILGNCDIGIICSGNSYNKVLKVFPNAKIFKLGLVYPIILEDLEQFFSHVNDLKKVWIIEETENLIEYQITEFLYKKTFKNSNSHSLKEVIGKDSLSKVGEISEKELMKIIGNMNDGESSESTIGHENKQFVKLCPACPARAILLSLKLLNITAIGDAGCTALGTLNPFKSVHCCVCMGASIPIAAGINRITENKVVALIGDSAFFHSGILGLLNEIGHSTNLLTIIFNNKNAGMTGGQIVNIGTQDCVNSSDKIKTILQAAGVLKENVKVIKESLNLTKIKSQISKMYQENKGSKVLIIEGQCRYNIRDISDIAIKVGNAVKMIKGSMLDPGCFAYQKVDMNTHKLYTKYCGNCRICEILVNK